One stretch of Chryseobacterium sp. LJ668 DNA includes these proteins:
- a CDS encoding DUF6150 family protein has translation MILIFGSSKISAQKVYYTKFKNDADLVIYITKDKSKADLIVKKVSHNDEVKPGFWKEAKLEADAELIVFISKQNTTDIKKVYFTKFGDEVKF, from the coding sequence TTGATCCTAATATTTGGGAGTTCAAAAATTTCCGCTCAAAAAGTCTACTATACCAAATTTAAAAATGATGCTGACTTGGTTATTTACATTACGAAAGATAAGAGCAAAGCAGATCTAATTGTAAAAAAAGTTTCTCATAATGATGAGGTAAAACCGGGATTCTGGAAAGAGGCAAAGCTGGAAGCCGATGCAGAATTAATTGTCTTTATCTCCAAACAGAATACAACCGATATTAAAAAAGTTTATTTTACAAAATTTGGGGATGAGGTAAAGTTTTAA